In Bufo gargarizans isolate SCDJY-AF-19 chromosome 6, ASM1485885v1, whole genome shotgun sequence, a single genomic region encodes these proteins:
- the LOC122940899 gene encoding LOW QUALITY PROTEIN: alpha-2A adrenergic receptor-like (The sequence of the model RefSeq protein was modified relative to this genomic sequence to represent the inferred CDS: inserted 2 bases in 1 codon) produces MINFENSVADRGGISAMECLGDCSNSTMQNETDTDIAGPPYSLQVTLALISLVGILMLFTVFGNVLVVIAVFTSRALKAPQNLFLVSLASADILVATLVMPFSLANEVMGYWYFGKVWCEIYLALDVLFCTSSIVHLCAISLDRYWSITQAIEYNLKRTPRRIKCIIFIVWVISAVISFPPLITIEKESGKIEEPKCKINEEKWYIISSCIGSFFAPCVIMILVYIRIYQIAKKRTRIPPSKRKXNGEPEKKQNGFSDKDLPVKLNGENAGGSGDDQHREAEANGVDMEDSSSSERGEEHQYSTKKKQDRALRSKGKTKLSQIKPGDSLPRREEDSSAKSSRWRGRQNREKRFTFVLAVVIGVFVVCWFPFFFTYSLIAICSKSCNVPDTLFKFFFWFGYCNSSLNPVIYTIFNHDFRRAFKKILCKGDRKRIV; encoded by the exons ATGATTAATTTTGAGAACTCGGTAGCTGATAGGGGGGGCATCTCTGCTATGGAGTGCCTGGGAGACTGCTCCAACAGCACCATGCAGAATGAGACTGATACAGACATTGCTGGACCCCCTTACTCCCTCCAGGTCACCCTGGCTCTCATCTCCCTGGTGGGCATACTCATGCTCTTCACTGTGTTTGGCAATGTCCTGGTTGTCATTGCTGTGTTCACTAGTAGAGCCCTCAAAGCACCCCAGAACTTGTTCCTGGTGTCCCTGGCATCAGCTGACATTCTTGTGGCTACCTTAGTCATGCCATTTTCCTTGGCCAACGAGGTGATGGGCTACTGGTACTTTGGCAAGGTTTGGTGCGAGATCTACCTTGCATTAGATGTCCTCTTCTGTACATCATCTATAGTCCATCTATGTGCCATCAGCCTGGACCGGTACTGGTCCATCACACAAGCCATTGAGTACAACCTGAAGAGAACCCCTCGTAGAATCAAATGTATTATCTTCATCGTTTGGGTGATCTCAGCTGTTATATCATTCCCTCCACTCATTACCATTGAGAAAGAGAGTGGCAAGATTGAGGAGCCCAAGTGTAAGATCAATGAAGAGAAATGGTACATCATTTCTTCCTGCATCGGATCCTTCTTCGCCCCTTGTGTCATTATGATCCTAGTCTACATCAGGATCTACCAGATCGCCAAGAAGAGGACGAGGATCCCCCCCAGCAAAAGGAA CAATGGTGAACCTGAGAAGAAGCAGAATGGCTTTTCAGACAAGGACTTGCCTGTCAAGTTGAATGGGGAGAATGCTGGAGGCTCTGGAGATGACCAGCACAGAGAAGCAGAGGCCAATGGAGTTGACATGGAGGACTCATCATCCTCAGAGCGTGGGGAAGAACACCAGTATTCCACCAAGAAGAAGCAAGACAGGGCTCTGAGGAGCAAGGGCAAGACCAAGTTGAGCCAGATCAAACCAGGGGATAGCCTTCCAAGGAGAGAGGAGGATAGTAGTGCCAAATCCTCCCGGTGGAGAGGGAGGCAGAACAGGGAGAAGAGGTTCACCTTTGTCTTGGCTGTGGTCATTGGGGTCTTTGTCGTGTGCTGGTTCCCCTTTTTCTTCACCTACTCCCTCATTGCCATCTGTAGCAAAAGCTGCAATGTCCCTGACACTCTCTTCAAATTTTTCTTCTGGTTTGGTTATTGCAACAGTTCCCTGAACCCTGTCATCTACACCATCTTCAACCATGACTTCAGGAGAGCCTTCAAGAAGATCCTGTGTAAGGGGGACAGGAAAAGAATTGTGTGA
- the LOC122941153 gene encoding alpha-2A adrenergic receptor-like, with protein sequence MINFENSVADRGGISAMECLGDCSNSTMQNETDTDIAGPPYSLQVTLALISLVGILMLFTVFGNVLVVIAVFTSRALKAPQNLFLVSLASADILVATLVMPFSLANEVMGYWYFGKVWCEIYLALDVLFCTSSIVHLCAISLDRYWSITQAIEYNLKRTPRRIKCIIFIVWVISAVISFPPLITIEKESGKIEEPKCKINEEKWYIISSCIGSFFAPCVIMILVYIRIYQIAKKRTRIPPSKRNNGEPEKKQNGFSDKDLPVKLNGENAGGSGDDQHREAEANGVDMEDSSSSERGEEHQYSTKKKQDRALRSKGKTKLSQIKPGDSLPRREEDSSAKASRWRGRQNREKRFTFVLAVVIGVFVVCWFPFFFTYSLIAICSKSCNVPDTLFKFFFWFGYCNSSLNPVIYTIFNHDFRRAFKKILCKGDRKRIV encoded by the coding sequence ATGATTAATTTTGAGAACTCGGTAGCTGATAGGGGGGGCATCTCTGCTATGGAGTGCCTGGGAGACTGCTCCAACAGCACCATGCAGAATGAGACTGATACAGACATTGCTGGACCCCCTTACTCCCTCCAGGTCACCCTGGCTCTCATCTCCCTGGTGGGCATACTCATGCTCTTCACTGTGTTTGGCAATGTCCTGGTTGTCATTGCTGTGTTCACTAGTAGAGCCCTCAAAGCACCCCAGAACTTGTTCCTGGTGTCCCTGGCATCAGCTGACATTCTTGTGGCTACCTTAGTCATGCCATTTTCCTTGGCCAACGAGGTGATGGGCTACTGGTACTTTGGCAAGGTTTGGTGCGAGATCTACCTTGCATTAGATGTCCTCTTCTGTACATCATCTATAGTCCATCTATGTGCCATCAGCCTGGACCGGTACTGGTCCATCACACAAGCCATTGAGTACAACCTGAAGAGAACCCCTCGTAGAATCAAATGTATTATCTTCATCGTTTGGGTGATCTCAGCTGTTATATCATTCCCTCCACTCATTACCATTGAGAAAGAGAGTGGCAAGATTGAGGAGCCCAAGTGTAAGATCAATGAAGAGAAATGGTACATCATTTCTTCCTGCATCGGATCCTTCTTCGCCCCTTGTGTCATTATGATCCTAGTCTACATCAGGATCTACCAGATCGCCAAGAAGAGGACGAGGATCCCCCCCAGCAAAAGAAACAATGGTGAACCTGAGAAGAAGCAGAATGGCTTTTCAGACAAGGACTTGCCTGTCAAGTTGAATGGGGAGAATGCTGGAGGCTCTGGAGATGACCAGCACAGAGAAGCAGAGGCCAATGGAGTTGACATGGAGGACTCATCATCCTCAGAGCGTGGGGAAGAACACCAGTATTCCACCAAGAAGAAGCAAGACAGGGCTCTGAGGAGCAAGGGCAAGACCAAGTTGAGCCAGATCAAACCAGGGGATAGCCTTCCAAGGAGAGAGGAGGATAGTAGTGCCAAAGCCTCCCGGTGGAGAGGGAGGCAGAACAGGGAGAAGAGGTTCACCTTTGTCTTGGCTGTGGTCATTGGGGTCTTTGTCGTGTGCTGGTTCCCCTTTTTCTTCACCTACTCCCTCATTGCCATCTGTAGCAAAAGCTGCAATGTCCCTGACACTCTCTTCAAATTTTTCTTCTGGTTTGGTTATTGCAACAGTTCCCTGAACCCTGTCATCTACACCATCTTCAACCATGACTTCAGGAGAGCCTTCAAGAAGATCCTGTGTAAGGGGGACAGGAAAAGAATTGTGTGA